tttttttttgctaaccaGTTGAAATagcatactgttttttttttttttttttttttgtgaaacagTTGGTACTGGTGTTGTAGTTTGGGAACCAAACAATTTGCAGGTTAAAAAGAAAACTTAatgtgtgataaataaaataaagcccTCATGCATACAGCTGAGGTTTGGAGTTactggagtgatgtagctgaggctCAGAGGATCAGAGCCACAAATCACACCATGActttaagccacacccacttccacACCCACTTCCAGTTAAAGTCCACTGCACAGATACACAGTGGGGTTAATACACAATCCTGATCTCCcaatctttttgtctttttttttttaatgtcccCCTGACATCTTAGTAAATGAAAACATCTTTGAATCTACTCAAATGTATACAGAACTTCCTGTTTTAAGAAAGATGCTCTTTACATATTCCTATAATTTCCATGAAAGTTTGAAATCGTTTAGAAATCTTTGGGCCAATTTTTCTGCATTTATACCCGAATAAGAAAATGTCCAGCttgaaatgcatttaaaacTCAAAGCTGAATAATCTTAGGTTTGATTTAGATTTGATGAAATCACGCACATTTGAGATATCTTCACCCGCTTCAACAGATCCCACGACACGATTCATGTAAGTAGACGTCTGTCATTATCTCGACACTTTCTCTTGGCTGTCTTGTGAATAAAAGtatcaaagcaaaaaaaaaaacaaaaaacaaaaaaaaacggtGAAGCAGAATAAAATAGAGAAAGATCCACGCTTCTGATCTGTTCGTCTCTTTCTGTCCTTCGAGTTTCAAAGCGATAATGTTGTAAGAAACATTTCGCGACATGCACCGGCTCGAACATTTACAATAATATACACTGTGTATTAAGATCTTGTGGAGGAAAGCTATAGGAAAACagattaaggtgttggaccgctgtgtgtatatgtgtgtatgtgtgtatatgtgtttgtgtgtgtatgtgtgtgtgtgtttaggcccTAAAGTGCACAGCTCTCTGTGCAGTCAGTGTTGGTGTCGTCAGCAGCCCTCTTCCTGAGCTCCCTGCCGGCTTTGTGGTGCCCGTGGTGGGCTGTTGGTTGATGTTTTTGCGACTCCGCTGCCCCCTGGTGGTGTGGAGGTGCGGCGTCACTTCCGTCACGTTCCACCTGCAGGTAGGCGCGCACACGGTGGTGCCGAGGCCGGCTGTCACTGAAGTCGATGACGCGGCACTCGTACGTGCCCTCGTCAGAAGGCTTCACGCTGGACAGACGCAGCTTGTGGGAGATGTTGCTGCCGGCCACTTTCACCACCTGCAGGAGACGGAGGGACTGTCAGCAGTGGCGGAGGAGTATTTTTCTAGAATCCTTTATTCTTATACATAAAAATATTCCAGCTCCACATGCCGAATGCATAAAACAATCAGCTTACATTTTCACATTCTCAGAC
The DNA window shown above is from Hemibagrus wyckioides isolate EC202008001 linkage group LG15, SWU_Hwy_1.0, whole genome shotgun sequence and carries:
- the LOC131366287 gene encoding V-set and transmembrane domain-containing protein 2-like protein isoform X2, producing MCLNFVHSSNILIPLFTEVPHDMTAHSGQDVEMACSFRGSGSTSYSLEIQWWYIRNHKEWTDKETWTTNQVVPQEEMPKDATKISVVKVAGSNISHKLRLSSVKPSDEGTYECRVIDFSDSRPRHHRVRAYLQVERDGSDAAPPHHQGAAESQKHQPTAHHGHHKAGRELRKRAADDTNTDCTESCAL